The Nicotiana tabacum cultivar K326 chromosome 14, ASM71507v2, whole genome shotgun sequence genome contains a region encoding:
- the LOC142168963 gene encoding uncharacterized protein LOC142168963, producing the protein MLNLDWAEAANLRMTQLNEMEEFRLHTYESAAMYKERMKFVHDKKREFKSGDSVLLFNSRLKLFPGKLKSKWPGPFKVVNVSPYGAIELESEDGTRTFKVNDQRVKYYLGTTGERHLVEQFSLKDSPTPVPTTD; encoded by the coding sequence atgttgaatcttgattgggccGAAGCTGCTAACCTAAGAATGACACAGCTCAATGAGATGGAAGAATTCCGTCTCCATACCTATGAGAGTGCAGCCATGTATAAGGAGAGAATGAAGTTTGTTCATGACAAGAAGCGGGAATTCAAATCCGGTGACTCAGTCTTACTCTTCAACTCAAGACTCAAGTTATTTCCGGGcaaactcaaatccaaatggcCTGGCCCATTCAAAGTTGTGAATGTGTCCCCCTATGGCGCTATTGAATTGGAGTCGGAGGATGGGACTcgaactttcaaagtaaatgACCAACGGGTCAAGTATTACCTCGGTACCACAGGAGAAAGGCACTTGGTGGAACAATTCTCACTCAAGGATAGTCCTACACCAGTCCCCACCACTGATTAG